The Pimelobacter simplex genomic sequence CGGGAACGGCGACCGGTACGGCGTCCAGGAGCTGGCGGGCACGCACGGTGAGCCGGTCGCGGGGGCGTTCCGGGCCACGTCGGACGGGCACGAGGTCCTCACCGGCCGGGCCGAGCAGCTCGAGCACGTCGGCGCCACCCGTCACCAGGACCGCTCCCCCGCCCCGCAGGAGCTGGTGGACGCCCTCGGAAGCAGCGCTGGTCAGCGGTCCCGGGGTGCCCATGACGACGCGGTGGAGGCGCTCGGCCCACGATGCCGTGTGGAGCGCGCCGCTGCGCAGCGCCGCCTCGACCACGACGGTGCCGCGGCCGAGGGCGGCGATGATCCGGTTGCGGGCGAGGAAGCGGATCTGGAAGGGCGCGGATCCGGGTGGCGCCTCCGACACCACGGCGTGGTTCTCGGCGAGGTGGGCGAGCAGGGGACGGTGGGCTGCCGGGTAGGCGCGGTCGGCGCCGCAGGCGAGGACCGCGACGGTGGGTGCGCCGGCGCTCAGGGCGCCGCGGTGGGCGGCGTAGTCGACCCCGAAGGCGGCGCCCGAGACGATCGGGCGGCCGTGGGCGCCGACGACGGCGGCGAGGTCGGCGGCGACCTGGTCGCCGTACGACGTCGAGGACCGCGCTCCGACGACGGCGACGCTGGCCGCGAGGCGGTCGAGACGCAGGGGGCCGCGGACCCAGAGGCCGACCGGTACGTCGCCGCGCTCCTGGAGGGAGCCCGCTCCGGCGAGGTCGTCGAGGGAGGCGGGCCACTCCTCGTCCCCCGGTACGACGAACCGGATGCCGCGCCGCGCGGACTGCTCGAGCACCCGCTCCGGCTCCACCGTCGCGAGCCGGCCGGCCGCGGCGGCGAACTCCGCGCGGAGCTCGGGGTGCTCGCGCAGGACGTCCAGGAAGGCGACGCCGCCCAGCTCGCGGGTCAGTGCGAGGCAGCGGACGTCCCCGGGCTCGACGACCAGGCTGATGGTGGCGCGGGCGAGGCGCTCGGCGTCGGCATCGGCGGTCGCCGGGGCAGCCGCCACGCCGGCCCGGGTCGGCACGGGAGCCACGGGCGGCGTGGGAGCCACGGGCGGCGCGGTCGGCGCGGGCGGCGCGGCCGCCGGACCGAGGGGATCGACAGCGCTCACCGGGCACGCTCCACGTCGCTGGGAACCGCGACGAGCCCGGGCTGAGCCGGAAGGAGATCGGGCTCCGGCTCGCGGGCCTCGGGCCGCAGCGTCCCCATCTCGAGCGGCAACCCGAACCGCAGCCGGAGCGCCACCTCGACCTCCGCGCGTCCGGGAGTGACGTCGACGCCGGTGCGAACTGCGAGGAGGTCCGCGACGGTCCAGGCGAGCCGCTGGACGCGGACGGCGCCGCGGGCGCTGAGGCGGCCGGCGTACATCTCGGCGTCGACGAGGCGCTGGGCAGGGGCGGAGACGGGCCAGGTGTCCTTGAGGCGGGGGCTGGGGACCTGGGAGTTGAGGCGCCAGGGGTGGCCGTCGTAGCGGGCGAGCTGGCGGTCGCGGGCCGCGGTCACCCGAGCACGTACGGCGGCCGAGGGCTCGGGCGGGCGGAAGGGGTCGTGGCTGGCGGGTGAGGCGGGTTGGAGCTGGCGCAGGACGTCGATGCGGTCGGCGATGGGGCCGGCGGTACGGGCCTGGTAGGCGCGGCGGACGCGTTCGGCGCAGGCGCAACGGTTGGAGCGGGCGTGGGGGCGCCAGTTGCCGCAGGGGCAGGGGTTGCTGGCGAGGACGAGCAGGCCGGCGGCGGGGAGGGTGACCGACTCGTCGCGGCGGGCGATGGTGATCTCGCCGCTCTCGAGGGGTTGGCGCAGGGCCTCGATGACGTCGCTGCGGAAGAGCGGGAACTCGTCGAGGAAGAGCACGCCGCAGTGAGCACGGCTCAGCGCTCCGGGGTGCACCCGGCCGAGGCCGCCGCCGATGATGCTCGCCTTGCTCGCGTCGTGGTGGGGTGCGGCGAAGGGAGGGCGCACGAGCATCCCCTGGCCGGGGTCGAGGACGCCGGCCAGGGAGTGCAGGGCGGTGAGCTCGAGCGACTCCTCGGTGGTGAGGTCAGGGAGGATCGTCGGGATCCGCTCGGCGAGGCTGGTCTTGCCGCAGCCCTTGGGGCCGGTCAGCAGGACGGCGTGACCGCCGGCGGCCGCGACCTCGACGGCGTACTTCTCGTCGAGCATGCCGCGCAGGTCGGCGAGGTCGACCTCGTCGAGGCGCTCGTCGCCGCGCCAGCCGATCAGGTGGGCGCCGGAGAGGGCGGCGACCGGAGGGGCGTCGGGCGGGGGTTCGCCCGCGAGGAGCGCGACGACCTGGGCGAGCGAGCGCGCGCCGATCACGTCGACGTCGGGGACCATGGCGGCCTCGGCGGCCTGCGGCTCCGGTACGACGACCCGGCGGATGCCGCGCTCGGCCGCGGCGAGCGTCATCGGGAGCACCCCGATCGCCGGCCGCAGCCCGCCGGCGAGGGTCAGCTCGCCGAGGAAGACGGTGCCGCGCAGCGCCTCGTGCTCGACCTGGCCGTCGGCGGCGAGCACGCCCAACGCCATCGCGAGGTCGAACTGGGTGCCGGACTTGGGCAGGTCGGCCGGCGAGAGCAGGATCGTCGAGCGCTTGGTGGCGGGCCAGGTGAGGTTGCTGTTGGTGATCGCCATCCGGACCCGGTCGATGCCCTCGCGCAGCGCGGTGTCGGCGCGGCCCACGAGGACGACATTGGCCTGGCCGGGCGAGACGTCGGCCTGGACGTCGATGAGGTGGCCGCGGGCTCCGTCGAGCGCGACGCAGCGGGCGGTCGCGAACGGCATCAGCACAGCCCCCGGACGTGGTCGACCACCGCGGGTCCGCGCTCGGGGCGCAGGACCGCGACGAGGTCGATGCGGAGACCCGCCGGCCGCAGGCCCCGCTCGCGGGCCCAGCGCTCCCCCAGCCGCTGGAGCCGGGCGAGCTTGGCCGCGGTGACCGCCTCGTGCGGGGAGCCGGCGACCAGCGAGGAGCGGGTCTTGACCTCGCAGACCACGAGGACCGGTCCGTCGCGCAGGACGAGGTCGAGCTCGCCCTCGTCGCAGCGCCAGTTGCGCTCGAGCACCACCAGCCCGAGGTCACCGAGGTGGCGGGCCGCCACCGCTTCGCCGTATGCCCCGATCGCGTGCCGGGCTTGTGCTGTCGTCATGCCCCCAGCGTCGGCGGGGAGGGCGCGGGCGGCACAGGGGCCGGTGCGGACCTGGGGAGAGAACGTCCCGGGAGCGGGGGCTGTGGACGGGAGGTGGCGAGGTCCGGGACGGGTGGGGCGGGTGGGACGTCAGCCGACGAGCTTGGGGCCGCTGCAGGTCGGGGTCGGCATGGCGAACACGTCGGCGCCGCCGACCTGCAGGCCGAGGAGCTTGCCGAGCGGGCCGATCAGCGCGGTCTGCAGGGTGCTCACGAGTGGGTTCACCAGCGCGCTGAGCAGGGTGCTCACCAGCGGCCGGAGCACGCTGTCGAAGACCGTGTTGAGCGGATCGGTGATGTGCCGCTCCTTCCAGCTGCCGAGGATCAGCAGCCCGTCCCAGTAGTGGAGCACCAGGTCGGTGTTGATCGCCGGGTCGATGCTGACCGGGCCGATCAGGGCGCCCGAGCCGCTGCCGCTGGGCACCGTGTAGCCGCCGGGGATGGGCACGGTCACCGTCTTGTTGTAGCCCGAGAGCGACGGCGAGCCGGCGTTGATCGAGACCGACGAGTCGAGCGTCAGGTACGGCGGCTTGAGCAGGCTGTTGAGCCCGAGCAGGCCCAGGATGCTGTCGAGCAGGCCGCCGACGGGATTGACCCGCGCCTTGACCCCGGCACTCGCGGTGATGCTGATCCCGCCCACGACGCCGGACTTCAGCGCCACCTGGAGGCTGTCGGGCCCGTTGACGTTGCAGGTCACCTTGGTGAGCTTGGCGATCGCCTTGCCCAGGTCGATCGAGACGGCCAGGTCGATCGCGCCGACGTCGACCGAGGTGTCGAGCACCCCGACCCGGATCGACTGCGGGTTGATGTGCGCGTTGAGCCGCAGCGAGATCTGCGCCGTCTCTGACTCCGTGCCGACCGGGCCGCACTTGGGCTTCGGCGGCTCGATGACCGTCAGGCTGGTGGTCACGCTGGCCACGCCGGGCAGGGTGATCCCGAGGTTGGGGATCTCGACGGCGTGGTTCTTGTTGGCGACGAAGGCCGCGGTCGTGATCAGGTCGAGCACGTTGAGCGAGGCGTCGAGCGCCGACGAGGCGCCCGGTGCCGCCTGGATCAGGTCGGCGATCGCGATCTTGGGCGTCGCGGCCGAGACCGTGATGGCGCGCAGGATGTTGGCGGCCGCCAGCTTGCCCTGGTTCTCCAGCACCTTGGCGGCGGCGACGAAGATCTTGGCGACCTCGACGCCGTCGAGCTTGAGCAGCTCGTCGACCGACCCGACGCCGAGCCCGCCGAGGTTGACGAGGTCGAGCAGCGAGACGTTGGCGCCGGCGAGCCCCTTGTAGCCGATCAGGTCGAGGTTGACGGTGCTCCCGAAGAGCGCGCTGAGGATCGGGTTGAGCAGCGTGCTCTGGCCGCTGTCGAGCGAGGCGATGAACGAGCCGACCCGGAAGCAGGCCGACTCCTCGTTGCGCGCCACGGCCGTGCGGGTCGCGCCGCCCTCGCTGACGCCGGTGAACCCGCTGAAGGCGAAGCCGGTCTGCGACTTGGCGGTCACCTTGATCGCGGTGGGCACGGTGTCGGCGTTCGACGCGACCGTCGTCCAGGTGCCGGCCGTGCTGCCCGGGACGGCGAACGTCCACGAGACGTCCGCCGGCTTGAGCTCCCCACCGAGCGCGCTGCTGTTGCGCTGCAGGCTGAGCTTCTTGGCGTCGTCGAACGCGGTCGCCGTGTAGTCCTTCGCCTTGCGCCCGTCGAGCAGCCGCACCATGTCGAGCGCGACCATGTCGGCGACCGCCTGCACGTCCCGCCGTACGACGCGCTGCTGGCCGAGGTCCACCGCGAACGCCGCGGACACCATGAGCACCACCGAGAGCAGCGCCGCGATGAGCACGGCGCTCGCGCCACGCTCGTCGCCGGCGTGAGGCCCCGTACGCCGTCGCGGCGCCACGTCAGCTCACCCTCGCGACCGCGGTGTACTTCAGCTTGTCGGGGAGGATCAGCCCGAACCCGGGGATGATCCCCTTGTAGGCGATCTCGACCGTGACGGTCGCGCACTGCTTGGAGGTCTCGCCGACGCAGGGCGCCAGGGTGACCTTGCAGTTGCTGGTGCAGGTCTTGCCCTGCGCGGACAGCGCGCCGCTGACGGCGCTCATCGCGGCGGTGGTCTTGTCGCTGTCGCTGCCGGTCGTGACCGCGGCGGCGCGGGCGCCCTCGGCGGCGGCCTGGCTGACGGACTGGCGGACGCTGAGCATGTCGCCGTAGTTGATGATCCCGACGACGATGATCATCAGCACCGGGAGGATCAGGGCGAACTCGACCGCCGCGGCACCCCGCGCGTCAGGGCGCGACGGAACGCGCCTTCGCAGCACACAACGCCTCATCGGCCGGCCTCCCCGCGCTCGCTCCCATGACGCCCCCGAGCGGCGTTGGGGACACAGTAGTGGCGGATCTCACCGTCGGGGACGAATCCTGGGTCATTCGACCCGGACGAGCGAGCGGCCCTAGTCCGTTGGGACTACGGCGGCCCCCGAGCCGGGTCAGCCGACCAGCCGCGGCATGCCGCAGGTGACGCCCACGCCGTAGACGTCGGCACCGGCGAGGCGCAGCCCGATCATCCGGGCGACCGGCCCGATGAACTTCTCGTTGATGTTGTCGACCAGCGGCGTGAGCGACTTCTTCACGAAGCCCCCGGTGGCGACGACGAGCTCGTTGAGGATCGGGTTCGTCAGCGCGGTGACCTGGCTGAGCACCGGCACCACCTTGCCGTTGAGCTTGACGCCGGTGATGGTCGGCACGACGCCCGCGACGTCGAGGAACACCGATCCGCCGGTGCTGACCGGCGTCTTGTCGTTGGGCGGGATCGCCACCGGAACCGTGCTGTGGGACGGCGTCCGGCTGGTGCCGATGGTGAGCTTGACGCCCACCTCGACGGAGATCTTGTTTCCCAGCGTGAGGATGTTGCCGAGCAGGTCGACCAGGACGCTGGTCAGGTTGAGACCGATCAGGTCGGTCAGCTTGACGTCACCGCCGGCGCTCAGGTCCACCGTCATCGTGTACGACGCCAGCCCGGTCGAGACGTCGACCCCGAAGCTCGACGGGTCGGCCAAGGTGCCGGCACCGCAGCGGATGCTCGGCGGCGCGACGAGAGCGCCCGTCCCGTCCCCCGCCACGACGGCGATCGAGCCCGTGCCCTTGGCCGTCTGGAGCGTGCCGATCCCCGCGACGTTGAGGCTGGGCAGGTTGGTGAAGGCGATGCCGACGGCGCCGTCGAGCTGCGCCGTGCGGGCCGTCGCCTGCGTCGTGTTCGGCATCCCGCAGGCCAGCTCGGCAGCGGAGACGAGCGAGATCCCGCCGGTGAACTGGAAGCCCACGCCGGGCACCTGGGCCTGGATGTTGGGCACGCCGAGGAAGTACCTGCCGTTCGCGAGCCGGGCCGAGCCGACGATGTCGAGCACGCTGAGCGCCACCTCGAGCGCCGCCCGGTCGGTCGGCGCGACGTGCAGGACGTTCGCGAGGTTGATCATCCCGACCGTCGCGGCGGTGCTCGACGAGGCGAGCTTGTTGAGCGCCTGGACGGCGACCGCGTTGGTACCGCCGCCCTCGCGGGTCAGCGCCTCGGCCGTCGCGCGGAGCAGGTCGGCGTACGCGATGCTGCCGGTCAGCAGGTGCTCGGGGCTGCCGATGCTGCTGACCGCCGTGAGCTGCGAGAGCCGTACGTCGGCGTCGGCGAGCGCGCGGTAGCTCACCAGGTCGAGGTTCACGCCCAGCAGGTCGTTGAGCGGAGCCAGGACCGTGCTGTCCCCCGACCGGATGGCGGCGGCGAACGTGCCCAGCCGGAAGCACGCGGTGGACGAGCTCGCCGCGACGGCCTGGCGGCGGGCCGAGCCGTGGTCGGTGCCCAGCACCGCGGCGAACGCGAAGTCGACGTCCGTGCGCGCGGCGACCTGCACGGCGCTCGGTACGCCGGTCGTGCGCTCCTCGAAGGCGCCGGCACTGTCGATCACGCCCAGCCGGTAGGTCAGCTCGGGCACGTCACGGCCGAGCACGGTCTGGTTGCGCTGCCGGCTCAGCGGCAGCTGCGCGTCGAGCACCGGGCGCAGCTGCTCGACGGTACGGCCGTCGATGCTGCGCGCGAGGTCGAGCGCGACCACGTCGGCCAGCGCCTGCACGTCCGAGCGCGCGACGCGCTGGAGCCCCAGGTCGACCGCGAACGCGGAGCTGACGAGCATGACCGACATCAGCAGCGTCGTGAGCAGCATGACCGCGCCGCGTTCGTCCGTACGTCGCATGGCGCCTCCCCCGCTGCCTGCCACGACGCAGGCGCTCGCCCCCCGAGCACCTGTCACGGACAGTGTCGGCCGCGGGAGGCCGGAACGGAGCGGTGTGCGCCGAACTCAGGACGTAGGTCCCGGCGCCCGTCCTAGGACTTGGGGAGCTCCAGGTCGGAGGTGGCGAGCTCCTCGACGTTGACGTCCTTGAAGGTCAGCACCTTGACGTTCTTGGCGAAGCGCGCGGGGCGGTACATGTCCCACACCCAGGCGTCGGTGATGGTGACCTCGAAGAACACGTCGCCGCCCTCGGAGCGGGCCTTCACGTCGACGGTGTTGCAGAGGTAGAAGCGGCGGTCGGTCTCGACCACGTACTTGAAGATGCCGACGACGTCCCGGTACTCCCGGTAGAGGTTCAGCTCCTGCTCGGTCTCGTACTTCTCGAGCTCCTCGGCACTCACGGGACCAACCCTAGCCCTCGTCACCCGGCAGCGGCTCCAGTCCCGCCGCGCGTCGTACGTTGACGAACCGCATCCGGTGCACCGGCGAGGGGCCGTGCTCCTCGAGGGCGGCGGTGTGGGTGGCCGTGATGTAGCCCTTGTGGGTCTTGAAGTCGTACGCCGGCCACTGCTCGTCGAGCTCGACCATCATCCGGTCGCGGGTGACCTTGGCGAGCACCGATGCCGCGGCGACGCAGGCCGCGACCCGGTCGCCCTTCCAGACCGCGAGGCCGGGCACGCCCAGGCCGTCGACGGGGAACCCGTCCGTCAGCACGTACGACGCGGGCAGGGCCAGCTTGGCGACCGCACGGCGCAGCGCCTCGACGTTGGCGACGTGCATCCCGAGCCGGTCGCACTCGTCGTGCGGGATCACCACCACGGACCAGGCCAGCGCGCGCCGCACGATCTGGTCGTAGCAGCGCTCGCGGGCCGCGGCGGTGAGGAGCTTGGAGTCGGCCAGGCCCGGCACGATCCCGGCCTTGCCGGCGGGCAGGATGGCCGCGCCGGCCACCAGGGGCCCGGCGCAGGCACCGCGGCCGGCCTCGTCGACGCCGGCGACGGGCTCGAAGCCGTGCCGGCGCAGCGCCCGCTCGTAGCCGTAGAGGCCGGCGTCGCGCCGTACCGTCGCGCCCTTGGGCAGGGTGGACATGCCCTCCGCCCCTCCTAGGTCCCGGGGACCGCGTCGGCCTTCTCGGCCTTCTTGACCAGGTCGGCCGGCGGGCTGTCCGGGATGGCGTCGAAGGTGTCGGGGCGGGTGATCCAGCGCCAGCGGTCGCGCGGCCAGATCAGGGTGAAGACCTTGCCGACGACCAGGCTCTTGTCGACCCAGGGACTCTGGGTGCACGGATCGTCGTCCGGCGAGCACAGGTGGGCCCGGGAGTCGGCCGAGTGGGCACGGTTGTCGCCGAGCACGAGCAGCTTGCCCTTGGGGATCGGGCCGATGATCCAGTCGCAGGGACCCGACAGGGCGGAGTCCTTGGTGATCGACCAGTCGTCGAAGAGCGCCGCGTGGCACTCACCCGGGTCCTTGTTGAGGTAGGGCTCGTCGAGCGGCTTGCCGTTGATCTTGATCCGGCCCTGCTTGTCGCAGCACTCGATGACATCGCCCTCGGTGCCGATGACGCGCTTCACCAGGTGGCCGCCGGTCGGGTACAGGCCGACCTTGGAGAGCAGGTTGGCGATGCCGGTGGGGCCCTGCTCGTCGGAGGGGCCGAGCCACTGGCCCGGGTCCTCGAAGACGACGACGTCCCCGCGCTGGGGGGAGCCGCCGAACCAGTAGGAGACCTTCTGCACGAGGATCCGGTCGTTCTTGACCAGACCCGGCTCCATCGACTCCGACGGGATGTAGAACGCCTGGACGAACAGCGCCTTGATCACGATCGCCAGACCGAGGGCCACGACGAGCAGCAGGATGCTCTCCTGCCAGACCGGGAGGTGCTTGCGCTCCCGCTTCGCGGGGGCCGCGTCGTCTGCCGCGTCGTCCTCCGCAGCGGCCGGCGCCTGGTCGGCGGGTTCCGGCGGCGTCTCGTCGTTCGTCACAAGGTGCGAGTCTAGGAGGCGGCCCCAGCAGGAACGACGAAGGCCCGACCTGGAGTCCAGGTCGGGCCTTCGGCAGGGCGGGAGAGGCTCAGGCCTCCCGGCGCTCCTTGATCTTGGCGGCCTTGCCGCGCAGGTTGCGCAGGTAGTAGAGCTTGGCGCGACGAACGTCACCGCGGGTGACGACCTCGATGGACTCGAAGATCGGCGAGTGGAGCGGGAAGGTCCGCTCGACACCGACGCCGAAGGAGACCTTGCGGACGGTGAAGGTACGGCCGATGCCGGAACCGTGGACCCGGATCACGACGCCCTGGAAGACCTGGACGCGGGACCGGCTGCCCTCGATGACCTTGACGTGGACCTTGACGGTGTCACCGGCGCGGAAGGCCGGGACGTCGTCGCGCTTGACGGCGTTGCCGAGCTCGGTCACCACGGCGGGGCTGGGGTTGCTCATGATTCTCCTCGCGAATGCGCACAGGTCAGCCGCGGAACAGTGGGTGGAAACGGATCGAGGCGACACGGTCGGCGGTTCCCCTGTGGCAGAAGCGTCCGCGTCACCGACTGACGATCCTCCCACAGCAGCCCGGGGCCGCGGAAATCAGCGCTCGCGACGCTTGGTGAGCACCACGGCACCCGGGGGCGAGGGCAGGTCCGTGCGCAGCCGGAAGCCGGCCTTCTTGTACATCCGCTGGTTGCGGGCGCTGGCCGCCCCCGTGAACAGCACGTACGACGTCGCCGCGGCCGGCGCGACCGCCTGGATGTGCTCCAGCAGCACCCGGCCGAGCCCGGAGCCCTGGAGGTCGGGGGCGACCATGATCCGGCCGATGTCCCAGCGGTCCCCGGCCTCGCCCTCGAGGCGTCCGCGGACGGCGGCGACCAGGCGCCCGGCGCGTCGGACGACATAGGTGTCCCACTCCCCCAGCCAGGCCCGGACGTCGTCGAGCGACTCGTGCAGCGCGGGGATGTCGAGCATGTCGTTGGCGATCGCCTCCTGGACCCAGCAGGCGCGCTGCAGGGTGAGCAGCTCGCCCGCGTCGCCGGGGACCGCGCGGACGATCGGGGTGCCGTCGTCGAGGACGGACGGCGTGAGGAGGTCGGGGCGGCGCTCGGCCGTGCGGCGTACGGCCTCGGCGTGGCGCCAGCGGGCGATCGCGCCGTGGTCGCCGCTGAGCAGGACGTCGGGGACGTCGCGGCCCTGCCAGGTGCGGGGCTTGGTGTAGACGGGGTACTCCAGCAGCCCGCCGGACTCGGCGGCGTGGGACTCCTCGACCAGCGAGGCGGCGTTGCCCATGAACCCCGGCAGCAGGCGGACGACGGCCTCGGTCACCGCGAGCGCCGCCACCTCACCGCCGTTGAGGACGTAGTCGCCCAGGCTGATCTCGCGGACCTCGGCGATCTCGCGGGCGTGGTCGATCACCCGCTGGTCGATGCCCTCGTAGCGACCACAGGCGAAGACCAGGTGCTCACGGGTGGACAGCTCCTCGGCGAGACGCTGGTCGAAGCGCTCACCGGAGGGGGTGGTGAACACGACCGTGATGCCCGGGCGGACCACCGCGGCGAGGGCCTCGCCCCACGGCTCCGGCTTCATCACCATGCCGGCGCCACCGCCGTAGGGGGTGTCGTCGACGGTGCGGTGCCGGTCGTGGGTCCAGCCGCGCAGGTCGTGGACGCCGAGCTCGAGCAGTCCGCTCGCCGCGGCCTTGCCGGGCAGCGAGAGCTCGAGCGGCGCGAAGAAGTCCGGGAAGATCGTGAGGTAGTCGAGCCTCACGCCTCGGCCCCGTCCGCGTCGTCCGCCTCGTCGGGGAAGGGCGTGACCAGGCCCGGGCGGTCGGCGACGACGACCCGGCCGCCGGCCACGTCGACCTCGGGGACCAGCGCGCTGACGAACGGGACCAGCGCCTCGCGCCGGTCGAGGGTCTTGACCCGCAGCAGGTCCTGGGCGCCGTGGGTCAGCCCGGCGACCTCGCCGAGGTGGGTGCCCTCGACGTCGTAGACCGCGAGGCCGATCAGCTGGTGGTCGTAGAACTCGTCGGGGTCCTCGGGCGTCTCGTCCGCCGGTACGGCGGCCCGCAGCACCACGCCGCGCGCCGCCTCGGCCGCGGTGCGGTCGCCGAGCTCGGCGAAGGTCGCGAGCAGCACGCCCTGGTGCCAGCGGGTCCGGCTCACGGTGAGCGTGCGCGCCGCGAACGCCGAGCCCCGGGGGGCCTCGGCCTGGAGCACCGCGCCGTCGGCGTACCGGCGCTCGGGCTCGTCGCTGCGGACGTCGACCGTCACCTCGCCACGGATGCCGTGCGGCTTGCCGATCCGGCCGACGACGACCTCGATGCTCTCCACGAGCACCATTGTCCCGGAAATGCGAGCAGCCCCGCACATCGGTGCGGGGCTGCTCAGGCCGGCAGCGCGGCGGGAGGCACCCGACGGCAGCTTGCTGCCCCCTGCAGTGCCGGAGACGCGCTCGGCCAAAAGTGCTAGCGGCGGTCGGTGTCGACGAAGTCGATCCGGGTGCCGCTGTTGCCGGCGATCGCGGAGACCACGGTGCGGAAGGCAGTGGCCGTACGGCCGCCCCGACCGATCACCTTGCCGAGGTCGTCGGGGTGCACCCGGACCTCGAGCACGGACCCGCGCCGCAGCTGCTTGTCGCGCACGACCACGTCGTCGGGGTGGTCGACCACTCCGCGGACGAGGTGCTCCAGCGCGTCAGCGAGCATCGGCTCAGGCCTCCTCGGCGGGAGCCTCGGCCTCGGCGGCCGGCTCCTCGGCGGGGGTCTCGGCAGCAGCCTCGGCGGGCTTCTCCTCGGCCTTCTCCACCTTCTCGGCCTTCTTGTCGGCCTTCTTGGTCACCGCCGCGCCCTTGGGCTCGTTGGCGGCCTCCTTGAGGGCCTCGTTGAAGATCTCGAGCTTGTCGCGCTTGGGCTCCTTGACCTTGAGGGTGCCCTCAGCGCCGTCGATGCCCTTGAACTTCTGCCAGTCACCGGTGATCTTGAGGATCGCCTCGACGGCCTCGGACGGCTGCGCGCCGACGCCCAGCCAGTACTGCGCCCGCTCGGAGACGACGTCGATGTACGACGGGTCCTCCTTGGGGTGGTACTTGCCGATCTCCTCGATCACCGCGCCGTCGCGCTTCTTGCGCGAGTCGACGATGACGATGCGGTACTGCGGGACCCGGACCTTGCCCAGGCGCTTCAGACGGATCTTGACGGCCACGTTTGTGGTGTCTCCTTGAGATTTCGTGGTGGGTGAGGCGCGGGCGACCAGGTGGGGAAACACCGGGGCCCGGACTCGATGGGCGCCGCACCGACCGGTTGAGAGGGACCGGATGGCGCAGAACTCAAGGATCAAGTCTGCCACGGGGGTGCGCCGAGGCTGAAATCAGGCGACGACCTTGCCGC encodes the following:
- the rpsP gene encoding 30S ribosomal protein S16, with translation MAVKIRLKRLGKVRVPQYRIVIVDSRKKRDGAVIEEIGKYHPKEDPSYIDVVSERAQYWLGVGAQPSEAVEAILKITGDWQKFKGIDGAEGTLKVKEPKRDKLEIFNEALKEAANEPKGAAVTKKADKKAEKVEKAEEKPAEAAAETPAEEPAAEAEAPAEEA